In one window of Thermodesulfobacteriota bacterium DNA:
- a CDS encoding TRAP transporter TatT component family protein — MKAIKQAIIYFLFCVCLLSCSIRRIAINSVANGLSAGGSSVFATDNVPELVRDAIPFGLKLNEALLNEVPNHKGLLLATASGFTQYAYAFFQIEADFLEENDFGTSNRLRKQAQKLYLRSREFAARGLEADHPGFMNHLYLNPQSALETMTPDDLPFLYWMGVSWAAAISSSKGNLDLLSELYLVEAIMTRALDLDEDYNNGALHEFFIAFDGSRSIAMGGSIERARKHFDRAIKLSEGKKASPYVSLAENVSVKQQNVKEFVKLLKMALIIDVDAKPEYRLENILLQRRASWLLSRIEDLFLVTEEYTELE, encoded by the coding sequence ATGAAGGCTATTAAACAAGCTATTATCTATTTTTTGTTTTGTGTGTGTTTACTATCATGTTCAATACGCCGAATAGCAATTAACTCGGTAGCGAATGGTTTATCCGCTGGTGGTAGCAGTGTCTTTGCCACGGATAATGTTCCTGAACTTGTGCGGGATGCTATTCCCTTTGGTTTAAAATTGAACGAAGCACTCCTCAATGAAGTCCCAAACCATAAAGGCCTCTTATTGGCTACTGCAAGCGGGTTTACCCAATATGCGTATGCATTTTTTCAAATCGAAGCCGACTTTCTAGAAGAAAACGATTTTGGTACATCAAATAGACTGAGGAAACAAGCGCAAAAGCTCTATCTGCGTTCCCGGGAATTTGCTGCCCGGGGTCTTGAGGCAGATCATCCTGGCTTTATGAACCATCTATATCTAAATCCTCAGTCTGCACTCGAAACCATGACGCCTGACGATCTACCCTTTCTGTATTGGATGGGTGTGTCTTGGGCGGCAGCTATTTCATCGTCCAAAGGAAACCTCGATCTATTGTCGGAACTTTATCTCGTGGAAGCCATTATGACCCGGGCCTTGGATCTCGATGAAGATTATAATAACGGAGCCTTACATGAATTCTTTATTGCTTTTGACGGCAGTCGGTCCATAGCCATGGGTGGCAGCATTGAGCGGGCCCGAAAGCATTTTGACCGTGCCATAAAGCTCTCTGAGGGAAAAAAAGCTTCTCCTTATGTATCGCTAGCCGAAAATGTGTCAGTAAAACAACAAAATGTTAAAGAGTTCGTAAAACTTTTAAAAATGGCATTAATCATAGATGTAGATGCCAAACCCGAGTACCGCCTTGAAAATATTTTACTGCAACGCAGGGCTTCCTGGCTGCTGTCGCGCATCGAAGACCTTTTCCTGGTCACAGAGGAATACACGGAATTGGAATAG
- a CDS encoding TRAP transporter large permease subunit, whose protein sequence is MKQGIHPFQLIHGLENLLVAIGLFLMAIFPLIEIGSRVMGIAGLTGTTDYVRHLTLWIGFLGAILTAREERHLSIHTGIDALPERLKRIIRISTTVVATSVCASLAWAGLEFVRSEYSAPTQIAGWIPQWVAIIIIPIGFGLVTLRLIWHSSDHWSGRIISATGPILAIAIGFLLTPMQVADLLIPGLILLIMAGIAGSPIFSVIGGIAVLLFLAEDISVAAIPIEAYRIVASPILPTVPLFTLAGYILAEGGASRRLVRLFRALLGWMPGGVAVAATCVCTFFTIFTGASGVTILALGGLLFPVLVQNGFKERFSIGLLTSTGSLGLLFPPCLPVIFYGVISHTPIDKLFLAGIIPGILLLFVISLFGVQQGLRSSIKPTPFNWGEAGSALWESKWEIALPFVALFGIFGGFTTIVETSAIIVMYALITECFIYKDIRIKSDLIPAFIKTATLVGGILIILSVAMGLTNYMVDAQIPLRAADWVRANIEFRFVFLLILNLFLLIIGCLMDIFSAIMVVVPLIIPMGEVFDIHPLHLGIIFLANLELGYLTPPVGLNLFLSSFRFERPLIMVYRDTIPFFLLLLSAVLLITYVPSLTLFLAGK, encoded by the coding sequence ATGAAGCAAGGTATTCATCCGTTTCAATTGATTCATGGGCTTGAAAACTTGCTGGTAGCAATTGGCCTGTTTCTTATGGCGATTTTCCCTTTAATAGAGATAGGATCTCGCGTCATGGGGATTGCAGGTCTTACCGGAACTACTGATTATGTACGGCATCTAACGTTGTGGATAGGTTTCCTGGGAGCTATACTTACAGCCCGGGAGGAGCGACATCTCAGCATACACACCGGGATTGATGCTCTACCCGAGCGTCTAAAGCGAATTATCAGGATAAGCACAACAGTAGTTGCAACGTCCGTGTGCGCCTCATTAGCATGGGCCGGTTTAGAATTTGTTCGTTCGGAATACAGTGCACCCACGCAAATTGCCGGATGGATACCTCAATGGGTTGCCATAATTATCATACCGATCGGTTTCGGTTTAGTCACTCTGCGCCTGATCTGGCACTCGTCAGACCATTGGTCAGGTCGGATTATCTCAGCAACAGGGCCTATACTGGCTATAGCAATTGGTTTTTTACTGACACCGATGCAGGTTGCAGATCTGCTCATCCCCGGATTGATCCTACTAATCATGGCAGGTATTGCAGGAAGCCCTATTTTTTCTGTCATTGGCGGTATTGCTGTTCTGCTCTTCCTGGCCGAAGATATTTCGGTAGCAGCAATTCCCATCGAAGCCTACCGCATTGTCGCATCACCGATTTTACCCACAGTTCCTCTTTTCACCTTAGCTGGATACATTTTGGCTGAAGGAGGCGCAAGTCGCCGCTTGGTTCGTCTCTTCCGCGCTCTGTTAGGCTGGATGCCTGGAGGTGTGGCTGTAGCAGCTACCTGTGTCTGCACCTTCTTTACAATATTTACCGGAGCATCAGGCGTTACCATTCTTGCTCTGGGCGGTCTTTTATTCCCTGTTCTTGTTCAAAACGGTTTTAAGGAACGATTCTCTATCGGTCTACTTACGTCGACAGGCAGTCTGGGGCTTCTTTTCCCTCCCTGTCTTCCGGTCATTTTCTATGGTGTGATCTCACATACCCCCATAGATAAATTATTCTTGGCCGGGATCATACCCGGAATCCTCCTGCTTTTTGTGATCAGCCTGTTCGGGGTGCAACAGGGACTTCGGTCATCGATTAAACCAACGCCTTTCAATTGGGGGGAAGCAGGCTCCGCACTTTGGGAATCCAAATGGGAGATTGCTTTACCCTTTGTGGCTCTTTTCGGTATCTTCGGCGGTTTCACAACCATAGTTGAGACATCAGCCATAATCGTCATGTATGCACTTATTACCGAATGTTTTATTTATAAAGATATTCGCATCAAATCTGACTTGATTCCTGCATTTATCAAAACTGCAACGCTTGTCGGAGGCATTTTAATCATTTTAAGCGTTGCCATGGGATTGACAAATTATATGGTTGATGCACAAATACCGCTCCGAGCAGCTGACTGGGTTCGTGCAAATATCGAATTTCGATTTGTTTTTCTACTCATACTTAATCTTTTTCTTCTAATTATTGGTTGTCTGATGGATATTTTTTCTGCAATTATGGTGGTTGTTCCATTAATTATTCCTATGGGGGAAGTGTTTGACATACATCCGCTGCATTTGGGAATCATCTTTTTAGCAAATCTCGAACTAGGCTATTTAACCCCCCCTGTTGGTTTGAACCTTTTCCTCTCATCATTCAGGTTTGAACGGCCATTAATTATGGTCTATCGAGATACAATTCCTTTCTTTCTTTTGCTTCTAAGCGCGGTTCTCTTGATTACTTATGTTCCTTCATTGACTCTATTCCTCGCCGGAAAATAG
- the dctP gene encoding TRAP transporter substrate-binding protein DctP, with product MKHLIVKLIMVITLFSIHPAQGQTIKLGTLVPDGSTWYMHLRDMGEKWKKATGGKLNFKIYPGGVIGDEADMVRKMRIGQLHAAAVTFAGLSCIFPEINAFQMPLMFNSYEELDHVRKKLEPELEELLENRGFIVLNWGDAGWVHIFSQKPVIYPRDLKIHDQHIFVWAGGTESFNAWKAAGFHPVEVAAPDIFMSLQTGLINTFTTTPLVALSYQWFALAKNMCDLAYAPLCGATIITKKKWDQIPKEIRPELLNLARSSGENLKKEIRNLDKTAVNIMKKHGLVVNPLPQDAMNEWKRMTEKYLYPELLSKKVPPDMFKKVKELLGDYRKIKRKMEKK from the coding sequence ATGAAGCATTTAATCGTTAAACTGATTATGGTAATAACTCTATTTTCCATTCATCCGGCTCAGGGTCAAACCATAAAATTAGGTACGCTGGTGCCTGATGGTTCTACCTGGTATATGCACCTTCGAGATATGGGAGAAAAATGGAAAAAAGCCACAGGTGGTAAACTCAACTTCAAGATCTACCCTGGTGGAGTAATTGGTGACGAGGCAGATATGGTTCGCAAAATGCGCATTGGCCAATTGCATGCTGCCGCCGTAACTTTCGCGGGCTTATCCTGTATCTTTCCGGAAATCAATGCATTTCAAATGCCGCTGATGTTTAATTCCTATGAGGAATTAGACCATGTTCGCAAGAAATTGGAACCGGAGTTAGAAGAATTGCTAGAAAACAGGGGATTTATTGTTCTCAATTGGGGAGACGCCGGCTGGGTTCACATTTTCAGTCAGAAACCGGTTATATACCCTCGAGACTTAAAAATACATGACCAGCACATATTCGTTTGGGCAGGTGGAACAGAAAGTTTTAATGCCTGGAAGGCAGCTGGATTTCACCCTGTTGAGGTGGCGGCTCCTGATATATTTATGTCACTACAGACCGGCCTAATCAACACATTTACTACAACACCATTAGTTGCGCTCAGTTATCAATGGTTTGCTCTGGCTAAAAATATGTGTGATCTCGCCTATGCCCCCTTGTGCGGAGCAACAATCATAACCAAGAAGAAATGGGACCAGATTCCAAAGGAAATCCGGCCTGAACTGCTGAATTTAGCTCGCTCCAGTGGTGAAAATCTAAAAAAAGAAATTCGCAATTTGGATAAAACTGCAGTGAACATAATGAAGAAACACGGTTTAGTCGTAAACCCCCTCCCCCAAGACGCAATGAACGAATGGAAAAGGATGACAGAAAAATATCTGTATCCTGAACTCCTCTCCAAGAAAGTTCCGCCAGATATGTTTAAGAAGGTTAAGGAACTTCTCGGTGACTACCGAAAAATAAAAAGAAAGATGGAGAAGAAATGA
- a CDS encoding sigma-54 dependent transcriptional regulator, with the protein MTESIIPSYPVMMVDDEEQALNSFEMALRSASMNNFIRCQDSRNVMQLLSNQEVEVIILDLSMPNMSGEELLPMINSDFPEIPVIIITGANDVKTAVKCMKYGAFDYMVKPVEKSRLIGGIKRAIELRELQRENRLLKEHVLSDKIEHPEAFAEIITGSAGMRSIFQYVEAIALSPRPVLITGETGVGKELIAKAVHVLSNCKGAFTPINMAGLDDNVFSDTLFGHGKFAFTDAREARSGMVEKALGGTLFLDEIGDLNTTSQVKLLRLLQDGEFFPLGSDVAKRSDARIIVATNQDLDALQLAGKFRKDLYYRLCDHHVHIPPLRDRREDLSMLAQHFLAKASKTLNKKKPSTPVELITLLSTYHFPGNVRELESMVYDAVSRHKSGKLSLEVFKAHITKKYPGISTETKDLHRDKHTLISFPDQLPTLKQIEQLLIDETMQRTNGNQSIAALSLGISRQALNKRLKKNQA; encoded by the coding sequence ATGACTGAATCAATTATTCCCTCGTATCCGGTAATGATGGTTGATGATGAAGAACAGGCGTTAAATAGTTTTGAAATGGCGCTGCGTTCCGCCAGTATGAACAACTTCATCCGCTGCCAAGACAGCCGTAATGTAATGCAGCTGCTTTCCAATCAGGAAGTTGAGGTCATAATACTCGATCTGAGCATGCCCAATATGTCTGGCGAAGAGCTGCTCCCTATGATCAACAGCGATTTTCCTGAAATTCCGGTGATTATTATTACGGGAGCAAATGATGTGAAGACGGCTGTTAAATGCATGAAATACGGCGCATTTGATTACATGGTTAAGCCGGTCGAGAAAAGCCGCCTTATCGGCGGGATAAAACGGGCCATCGAGCTGCGCGAGTTGCAAAGAGAAAATAGATTGTTAAAAGAGCATGTGCTGTCAGATAAAATCGAACACCCCGAAGCCTTCGCTGAAATAATCACCGGTAGTGCTGGTATGCGGTCCATTTTTCAATATGTTGAAGCAATTGCCCTCAGTCCCCGTCCGGTGCTGATAACCGGTGAAACCGGGGTCGGTAAAGAACTGATTGCCAAAGCTGTTCATGTCTTGAGCAATTGCAAAGGTGCATTTACTCCGATAAATATGGCCGGGCTGGATGACAATGTTTTTTCGGATACGCTTTTTGGACACGGAAAATTTGCTTTCACCGATGCCAGGGAGGCTCGCAGTGGTATGGTGGAAAAAGCCTTGGGCGGCACCCTATTTTTAGACGAGATAGGCGATTTAAACACGACTTCTCAGGTAAAACTTTTAAGACTTTTGCAGGATGGCGAGTTTTTCCCACTGGGGTCAGATGTTGCCAAACGTTCTGATGCCCGCATAATAGTGGCGACCAACCAGGATCTTGATGCATTACAGCTGGCCGGCAAGTTTCGAAAAGATCTTTATTACCGGCTTTGTGATCATCATGTTCATATCCCACCCCTGCGTGATCGTCGTGAAGATCTTTCTATGTTAGCCCAACATTTTTTAGCAAAAGCATCTAAAACACTCAACAAGAAGAAGCCCTCGACTCCAGTGGAACTGATAACGCTGCTTTCAACCTATCATTTTCCGGGAAACGTTCGGGAGCTTGAATCCATGGTATATGATGCGGTAAGCAGGCATAAATCCGGCAAGCTCTCGTTGGAGGTTTTTAAAGCCCATATCACTAAAAAATACCCGGGTATCAGCACGGAAACAAAAGATTTGCATCGTGATAAACATACGCTGATTTCTTTCCCGGATCAATTGCCCACACTCAAACAAATAGAGCAGCTCCTCATCGATGAAACCATGCAGCGAACAAACGGCAACCAATCCATCGCCGCACTCAGTCTGGGAATATCCCGTCAGGCACTTAATAAACGTCTTAAAAAGAATCAGGCCTAA
- a CDS encoding DUF3795 domain-containing protein encodes MKINPNFVAPCGLYCGVCAIYIAHRDHNQKFKERLVELYQGGIAGKGTLPNSESLSTEDIRCQGCLSDDRFLHCKQCEIRDCAKEKGYTGCHQCDEFPCQYIESFPMTVGKKVILRAIPYWRKFGTEKWIQDEEARYICPECGYKVFRDAVKCNQCKVKLDLD; translated from the coding sequence ATGAAAATCAATCCGAATTTTGTTGCTCCCTGCGGTCTTTATTGCGGAGTCTGCGCCATTTATATCGCACACCGTGATCATAACCAGAAATTCAAGGAACGGCTGGTGGAGCTTTACCAGGGAGGAATTGCCGGTAAGGGCACCCTTCCCAATAGTGAAAGCCTTTCAACAGAAGATATTCGATGCCAAGGCTGCTTATCTGATGACCGGTTTTTGCATTGCAAACAGTGTGAGATCAGGGACTGCGCCAAAGAAAAAGGCTATACCGGATGCCACCAGTGCGATGAGTTTCCCTGTCAGTATATTGAAAGCTTTCCCATGACTGTAGGAAAAAAGGTTATTTTACGCGCGATTCCGTATTGGAGAAAATTCGGTACTGAAAAGTGGATTCAGGATGAAGAGGCCCGCTATATTTGCCCGGAATGCGGCTATAAGGTTTTCCGTGACGCAGTCAAATGTAATCAATGTAAAGTGAAGCTGGATCTGGACTAG
- a CDS encoding acyl-CoA dehydratase activase, translated as MNNKFNQSNFQNRTAVDGNVQENYGFEKIRVLGLCLGASTVSIAQVERVWSKDETDQVKFQGRPYVVGYSLHPHDGDPKRTLLSALEGLDLKSFDRVAATGRRFRQFVNLTSIPEAEAVEYAYRFVKPPDVSCPAVVSAGGETFMVYVLNRLGRISNILTGNKCASGTGEFFLQQLRRMDVSLEEASRWNAAEAPHHVSGRCSVFCKSDCTHATNKGVPKSKVTAGLCKMMADKILELLKKVKRQNIMITGGSTRNRMMIEYLHEKISGLIIPAEAPYFEALGAALWALGNQTALIPVSSKLFRMEAASFDTLPALKDFENLVEFKTIETEHICSGDVCIIGLDVGSTTTKAVLLRKSDNAMLASVYLRTNGDPVGASRQCYQSIIEQIKKKVDPAEISIEGLGVCGSGRQIAGLHALTAGVINEIVAHATAAIYFDPEVDTLFEIGGQDAKYTYITNGVPSDYAMNEACSAGTGSFLEESAYETLGVTMQDIADVALEGKNPPNFNDQCAAFIASDIKNAIHEGIQHEDIVAGLVYSICMNYSNRVKGNWPIGQKVFMQGGVCYNRAVPLAMASLVGKPIIVPPEPGLLGAFGVALTVKKRIEMGLMETKSFDLEVLSNREVKYGNPFICKGGREKCDRRCDIALIELEEKKYPFGGACNRYYNLRHKIKHDAEKLDMVRVRQRLIFDKYAAESTLTPDHGAPERNRKKPGKKFRGKIGINRSFLVNTYYPLYSTFFTQLGFETVIPQFVSQEGIDRKNTAYCYPAELAHGFFHSLLEMNDPPEFIFLPHFKAVPVLNGASSAQLCPLVQSETFYLQTAFSEKLDQLRARGTEVLTPLLDLTKGLKTVEDPLVKTAIQMGVGGRDAEAAVKKALNQQLKCLAEMKEIGKKALEELEADPERVAMVVLARPYNGFVEEANMGIPHKLASRGVLVIPLDFIPFNNEKTKRHMYWGMGQRILNAARTVKKHPQLFGTYITNFSCGPDSFIVGYFRDIMGRKPSLTLELDSHTADAGLETRIEAFLDIVTAYRQLIDGKKIGPRQKSIVPARTVLDNGVTKVITSAGETLPINHPRVTLLLPSMGKIASESMAAVLRRSGFKVVTHPPSDETVLKLGRANTSCKECLPLILTTGTLLNYIRNQKGEDEVLVYFMPTASGPCRFGQYAIFMEDLIRKLGISDVAFFSLTSENSYGGLGSGVELNMWRAVVVSDVMEDIRSMLLANATNPKEAEEIFNEEWNLIQDALEKMSFSMMEKQLYRTAERFRRISLKREPDEVPTILLTGEIFVRRDAISRQYLMENLAKKGFATICSPVAEWVHYSDYLVENGLTDYQMTKMEKLVLMVRKKVMARDEKRIKSILSRSDLVHAEPLNVKSIIENGAAYISPNMIGEAILTVGSSLSEVASHTCGVIAIGPFGCMPNRISEAVLNTVMQSECKLATDPNNASLQAILSDMEDLPFLAVESDGSPFPQLISAKLETFCLRAERLHTRMLAAGKENRGKVVNHLSMRGKKIEKVNISTGLYNQGSLPNSQAARPYV; from the coding sequence ATGAACAATAAATTCAATCAGTCTAACTTTCAGAATAGAACGGCCGTTGATGGGAATGTCCAAGAAAATTACGGGTTTGAGAAGATCAGAGTGCTGGGTTTATGTTTGGGCGCCTCCACTGTGTCCATTGCCCAAGTGGAAAGAGTGTGGAGCAAGGACGAGACGGACCAAGTTAAGTTTCAGGGGCGACCGTACGTGGTAGGATATTCACTTCACCCTCACGATGGAGATCCCAAACGAACCTTGCTTTCGGCTCTCGAAGGCCTCGATCTAAAATCGTTCGACAGGGTCGCCGCCACCGGGCGAAGGTTCCGTCAATTCGTAAATTTGACCTCAATACCTGAAGCTGAGGCGGTAGAATACGCCTACCGATTTGTTAAACCCCCGGACGTATCATGTCCGGCTGTTGTGTCCGCCGGAGGTGAGACCTTCATGGTATATGTCCTGAACCGTTTGGGACGGATTTCCAACATTCTTACCGGCAACAAGTGTGCTTCCGGAACCGGTGAATTCTTCCTTCAGCAGCTACGCAGAATGGATGTTTCACTGGAAGAAGCGAGTCGGTGGAATGCTGCGGAAGCTCCCCACCACGTCTCCGGCCGCTGCTCTGTTTTTTGTAAATCCGATTGCACCCATGCCACTAACAAAGGTGTTCCCAAATCAAAGGTGACCGCAGGTCTATGTAAAATGATGGCTGATAAAATTCTTGAACTTCTCAAAAAGGTGAAGCGGCAAAACATTATGATCACTGGAGGATCAACGCGCAACCGAATGATGATTGAGTATTTGCACGAGAAAATTTCGGGCCTGATCATCCCTGCTGAAGCACCGTATTTCGAAGCGTTGGGGGCCGCGCTCTGGGCGCTAGGAAACCAGACAGCGCTGATTCCCGTGTCATCGAAGTTATTCAGGATGGAGGCTGCATCATTTGATACCTTGCCAGCCCTCAAGGATTTTGAAAACCTGGTGGAGTTTAAAACCATTGAAACAGAACATATCTGCTCCGGTGATGTTTGTATTATAGGCCTTGACGTGGGTTCAACTACCACCAAGGCGGTGCTTTTACGAAAATCTGATAATGCAATGCTTGCATCGGTTTATCTTCGTACCAACGGTGATCCGGTTGGAGCCTCAAGACAGTGCTATCAATCGATCATTGAGCAGATAAAGAAAAAAGTTGATCCTGCAGAAATATCTATAGAAGGCCTGGGTGTCTGTGGCTCCGGGCGTCAAATTGCAGGGCTGCATGCGCTCACAGCAGGTGTTATCAACGAGATTGTTGCACATGCAACTGCTGCCATATATTTTGACCCTGAGGTTGACACTCTTTTCGAAATTGGTGGTCAGGACGCCAAATACACTTACATCACAAATGGAGTGCCCTCTGATTATGCCATGAACGAAGCATGCTCGGCAGGTACAGGCTCGTTCTTGGAAGAATCTGCGTACGAGACCCTGGGTGTAACCATGCAGGATATTGCAGATGTTGCACTTGAGGGTAAAAATCCGCCCAATTTCAACGACCAATGCGCGGCGTTCATTGCTTCCGATATTAAAAACGCCATTCACGAAGGCATTCAACACGAAGACATTGTCGCCGGACTGGTGTATTCCATCTGCATGAATTACTCAAATCGGGTTAAAGGTAACTGGCCGATAGGACAGAAAGTTTTTATGCAGGGTGGTGTCTGCTACAACCGGGCAGTTCCGCTGGCTATGGCTTCATTGGTGGGCAAACCGATAATCGTTCCTCCAGAGCCCGGACTGCTGGGCGCCTTCGGAGTTGCACTTACGGTCAAAAAAAGAATTGAAATGGGTCTGATGGAAACAAAGAGTTTCGACCTTGAGGTTTTATCAAACCGGGAGGTAAAATACGGAAACCCGTTCATATGCAAGGGCGGCAGGGAGAAGTGTGACCGGCGCTGCGACATAGCGCTTATCGAGCTTGAAGAAAAGAAATATCCTTTTGGTGGTGCCTGTAACAGGTACTACAATTTAAGACATAAAATAAAACACGACGCTGAAAAACTGGATATGGTTCGGGTAAGACAACGGCTCATATTCGATAAATACGCTGCTGAATCAACTCTCACCCCAGACCATGGGGCACCGGAAAGAAACCGGAAAAAGCCCGGAAAAAAATTCAGGGGTAAAATTGGGATCAACCGGAGTTTTCTGGTCAACACATACTATCCCCTATATTCCACGTTTTTCACCCAACTGGGTTTTGAAACGGTTATACCCCAATTTGTTTCTCAGGAAGGGATCGACCGCAAAAATACTGCCTATTGCTACCCGGCCGAATTGGCCCATGGTTTTTTCCACTCGCTTCTAGAGATGAATGATCCGCCTGAGTTCATATTTCTACCCCACTTCAAAGCAGTTCCCGTTTTAAATGGAGCCTCCAGCGCCCAGTTGTGTCCTTTGGTTCAAAGCGAGACCTTCTATCTCCAGACGGCATTCAGCGAAAAACTCGACCAACTCAGGGCTCGAGGAACAGAAGTTTTGACGCCTCTGCTTGACCTAACCAAAGGGCTGAAAACGGTCGAGGATCCTCTGGTTAAAACAGCGATTCAGATGGGTGTGGGCGGAAGGGATGCAGAAGCGGCTGTTAAAAAGGCGCTGAACCAACAGCTAAAATGCCTGGCCGAAATGAAGGAAATTGGAAAAAAGGCCCTTGAGGAATTGGAAGCCGACCCTGAAAGGGTTGCAATGGTGGTTTTAGCCCGACCATACAATGGGTTTGTCGAAGAAGCCAATATGGGAATTCCACACAAGCTTGCCTCAAGAGGTGTGTTGGTCATTCCTTTAGATTTCATTCCATTTAATAATGAAAAGACCAAACGACATATGTACTGGGGCATGGGGCAACGTATACTGAATGCAGCCCGAACCGTTAAAAAGCATCCTCAACTCTTCGGCACTTATATAACCAACTTTTCTTGCGGACCGGATTCCTTTATCGTTGGATACTTCAGGGATATTATGGGTCGCAAACCATCTCTTACGCTTGAGCTGGACAGTCATACGGCTGACGCCGGTCTCGAAACTCGGATCGAAGCGTTTCTCGATATCGTTACTGCCTACAGACAACTTATAGACGGAAAGAAAATCGGTCCAAGGCAGAAATCTATTGTTCCCGCCCGCACTGTGTTGGATAACGGTGTCACAAAGGTAATCACATCTGCCGGTGAGACTCTGCCCATAAACCACCCAAGGGTAACACTTTTGCTTCCGTCTATGGGAAAAATTGCTTCGGAATCGATGGCAGCGGTGTTGCGCAGAAGTGGTTTCAAGGTGGTGACTCATCCACCATCGGATGAGACCGTGCTGAAACTGGGACGCGCAAATACCTCATGCAAAGAGTGTCTACCGTTGATCCTCACGACCGGAACGCTACTCAACTACATTCGCAATCAGAAAGGGGAAGACGAGGTTTTGGTTTATTTCATGCCTACCGCCTCCGGCCCTTGTCGATTCGGCCAATACGCTATCTTCATGGAGGATTTGATAAGGAAACTTGGGATTTCGGATGTAGCGTTTTTTTCATTAACATCAGAGAACTCCTACGGAGGGTTGGGCAGCGGTGTTGAGCTGAACATGTGGCGGGCGGTTGTTGTATCCGATGTAATGGAAGACATTCGATCCATGTTGCTGGCCAATGCAACAAATCCCAAAGAAGCAGAGGAAATATTCAATGAAGAATGGAACCTAATACAGGACGCACTCGAAAAAATGAGTTTTTCCATGATGGAAAAACAACTTTACCGAACTGCTGAACGGTTTCGCCGGATTTCCCTCAAACGTGAGCCGGATGAAGTACCTACTATCTTGCTTACCGGAGAGATATTTGTCCGACGGGATGCTATATCGCGTCAGTATCTAATGGAAAACCTGGCGAAAAAGGGGTTTGCCACCATCTGTTCACCGGTCGCCGAGTGGGTTCATTACTCCGACTACCTTGTTGAAAATGGACTTACCGACTATCAAATGACAAAAATGGAAAAGCTGGTACTCATGGTCAGAAAAAAGGTCATGGCCAGAGATGAAAAACGTATAAAATCCATTTTGTCACGATCGGATCTCGTGCATGCGGAACCGCTCAATGTTAAATCAATAATTGAAAACGGTGCTGCTTATATATCTCCAAATATGATCGGCGAGGCTATTCTGACGGTGGGGAGCTCCCTCTCCGAAGTGGCTTCACATACCTGCGGTGTGATAGCTATCGGCCCGTTCGGTTGCATGCCCAACCGCATATCGGAGGCCGTACTTAACACTGTTATGCAGAGTGAATGCAAGCTGGCAACCGACCCAAACAATGCGTCGCTTCAAGCCATACTTTCGGATATGGAAGATCTGCCTTTTCTGGCAGTTGAAAGTGACGGTTCGCCCTTTCCCCAACTGATCAGTGCAAAGCTGGAAACATTCTGTTTACGGGCCGAGCGTTTGCATACAAGGATGCTTGCGGCAGGTAAGGAGAATAGGGGCAAGGTAGTTAATCACCTGAGTATGCGAGGAAAGAAAATAGAAAAAGTCAATATTTCAACCGGGCTGTATAACCAGGGATCGCTTCCCAATAGCCAAGCAGCACGACCATACGTTTAA
- a CDS encoding L-2-amino-thiazoline-4-carboxylic acid hydrolase encodes MFAPEYRVGFQVLRKKIGLWNALSVAIPSFFKALGINHKVEEGSDKAEKIKADLKNHFQLLANMYQILENRHGKTRTDEIMKEVLLKGGSVFFRGFTRLGPDEKLGEFVEIYKAFERNNIVFDVIDQTDKRFEIEIKRCLVFEAFNELGVPSLTQWMCDIAFHYFSQYHPQMTYEKDRMIARGADSCHEVFTWDNEP; translated from the coding sequence ATGTTTGCTCCTGAATATCGAGTCGGATTTCAAGTGTTGCGAAAAAAGATAGGGCTGTGGAATGCATTGAGCGTGGCGATTCCATCTTTTTTCAAGGCATTGGGCATCAATCACAAAGTTGAGGAAGGATCGGATAAAGCTGAAAAAATCAAGGCTGATTTGAAGAATCATTTTCAATTACTGGCAAACATGTATCAAATACTTGAAAATCGGCATGGAAAAACACGTACAGATGAAATAATGAAGGAGGTGTTGCTAAAAGGTGGAAGTGTGTTTTTCCGTGGATTCACGAGACTGGGTCCGGACGAAAAGCTAGGCGAATTTGTAGAAATCTACAAGGCTTTTGAGCGCAATAACATTGTGTTTGATGTGATAGATCAAACAGACAAACGATTTGAAATAGAGATCAAACGTTGTTTGGTTTTTGAGGCATTTAATGAGTTGGGTGTACCGTCTTTGACGCAGTGGATGTGTGATATCGCATTTCACTATTTCAGTCAGTATCATCCACAAATGACTTATGAGAAGGATCGTATGATAGCACGAGGGGCAGATAGCTGTCACGAGGTATTTACCTGGGATAATGAACCCTAA